In Gemmatimonas aurantiaca, the genomic stretch CTGCGTCGCCGTCTGCATCGTGGCGCGCCTCCAGACGCATGGGTCGCGGGCCAACTGGCATCCGCACCTCCATCTCCTCGTGACCGACGGCGGCTTCCGGCCCGACGGCACGTTCGTGTCCTGGCCGGTGCATGACACCGCCCGCTTGACCGAGGTGTTCCGCCGCGCAGTGCTCCGGCTCTTCGTGCACCT encodes the following:
- a CDS encoding transposase, with translation MPHGQVVHTIPKRLRAYCLYRPRLLGEIACVAVCIVARLQTHGSRANWHPHLHLLVTDGGFRPDGTFVSWPVHDTARLTEVFRRAVLRLFVHLELFDEDQAAGMLTWPHAGFHVRMAV